One genomic window of Numida meleagris isolate 19003 breed g44 Domestic line chromosome 1, NumMel1.0, whole genome shotgun sequence includes the following:
- the LOC110399287 gene encoding uncharacterized protein LOC110399287 → MHAITFSFSRSTKDAKQCCVSTALTSEFRGYRSDTRAHPGHTDNLRGVWISGLLHSCKSPRFSHRHFTPNTVCWRSCLQGFVQHPFTLPDPDAGRGNRTNTRVFTTRNKDSASCESRAGSSAEAAETFRGRGKEARSAGTRSGTTGASCPGHLLTPRGAGEAALAGPLCDRPIGARSCWSKGWRLSLASGVAITPAFSRPALRLVKWRCHSLPAAGCLLATARASAPEQQPPASQGSFPCAAADCLGSPSFCNLSGACCVFLQADAALRIRKRIAAFQPPQQGELLSPRVFLPRTHHGQKLLLTFLVGIRPKTPAGVAGSFGRDLSAIESNRESMLNK, encoded by the exons ATGCATGCAATTAC TTTCTCGTTCTCGCGAAGCACTAAAGACGCTAAGCAGTGCTGCGTTTCTACAGCACTAACTTCAGAATTTCGGGGGTATCGCTCCGACACGAGAGCACACCCTGGGCACACGGACAATCTGCGAGGCGTGTGGATCTCAGGGCTGTTACACAGCTGTAAATCACCGCGGTTTTCACACAGACACTTCACCCCAAACACCgtctgctggaggagctgccttCAAGGCTTTGTACAACACCCCTTCACCCTGCCAGACCCTGACGCAGGGAGAGGCAACAGAACGAACACGAGGGTTTTTACCACGAGAAATAAAGACTCTGCAAGCTGCGAAAGCAGAGCGGGGAGCAGCGCTGAGGCTGCAGAAACTTTCCGGGGACGGGGCAAAGAGGCGCGCAGCGCGGGGACGAGGAGCGGGACGACGGGCGCGAGCTGCCCCGGGCATCTCCTCACGCCTCGAGGCGCAG GTGAAGCGGCTCTCGCCGGCCCGCTATGCGACCGTCCTATTGGGGCGCGCAGCTGTTGGTCAAAGGGGTGGCGTCTCTCATTGGCCAGTGGTGTAGCGATCACGCCCGCCTTCTCTCGCCCAGCGCTTCGATTGGTTAAGTGGAGATGTCACTCTCTCCCGGCAGCCGGATGCCTATTGGCCACCGCAAGAGCCTCCGCCCCCGAGCAGCAG CCTCCCGCGTCCCAGGGAAGTTTTCCGTGCGCCGCAGCGGATTGTCTCGGCTCGCCGTCCTTCTGTAACCTAAGCGGTGCTTGCTGCGTGTTCCTTCAGGCTGACGCTGCCCTGCGCATCAGGAAGCGCATCGCAGCCTTCCAGCCTCCTCAGCAAGGCGAACTCCTTTCACCGAGAGTATTCCTGCCCCGGACCCATCACGGCCAGAAGCTTCTGCTCACCTTTCTTGTTGGGATTCGGCCTAAGACCCCCGCTGGCGTTGCTGGTTCCTTCGGAAGGGACCTGAGTGCCATTGAATCTAATAGAGAAAGcatgctaaataaataa